Genomic window (Salvelinus fontinalis isolate EN_2023a chromosome 3, ASM2944872v1, whole genome shotgun sequence):
GTGGGATCTGCAGAATGTCTTTTAATGGCTGCTGCCCAGATTGTGAGTTGATATAAAAAGCTGCTTACTAACTAACTACTGAGTTATTCGACATGTCTCATCACCATTTGACTAACTCCCTGAAATGAATGTATGCACAAACTCAATATGCTTCTTAGTGCATGTACATTGCATTCGGGAAGTttccagaccccttgactttattcCATATTTTGgtaaattacagccttattataaaatggataaaaacatgtaaaaaaaaatcctctgcaatctacacacaataccccataatgacaaagtgaaaacaggaatAAAAAACCAAATgccttacttacataagtattcagaccctttgcgatgAGACTTGACATTGAGCTCaagtgtccacctgtggtaaattcaattgattggacatgatttggaaaggcacacacctgtctatataaggtcccacagttgacagtgcatgtcacagcaaaaaccaagccatgaggtcgaaggaattgtccgtatagctccgagacaggattgtgtcaagacagatctggggaagggtaccaaaaaatgtctgcagtattgaacgtccccatgaacacagtggactccattcttgaatggaaaaagtttgggaccatgaagactcttcctagagctggccacctggccaaactcagcaatcgggggagaagggccttggtcagggaggtgaccaagaacccgatagtcactctgacagagctctagagttcttctgtggagacaggagaaccttccagaaggacaaccatttctgcagcattccaccagtcaggactttatggtaggggccagacaggagccactcctcagttaaaggcacatgagtttgccaaaagcacctaaaggactctcggaCCGCGggaaaccagattctctggtcaaatgaaacaaagattgaactctttagcctgaatgccaagcgtcacgtctggaggaaacctggcaccatccatactgtgaagcatggtggtggcagcatcatgcggtggggatgtttttcagcggcagggactgggagactagtcaggatcgaggcaaatatgaacgtagcaaagtccttgatgaaaacctgctccagagcgctcaggacatcagactggggcgaaggttcaccttccaacaggacaacacaggagtgggacaaatctctgaatgtccttgagtggcccagccagaacccggacttgaatcctatcgaacatctctggagagacctgaaaatagctgtgcagcaatgctccccatccaacctgacatcgcttgagaggatctgcagagaagaatggagaaactccccaaatacaggtgtgccaagcttgtagcatcaaacccaagaagactcggggctgtaatcgccgccaaaggtgcttcaacaaagtactgagtaaagggtctgaatacttatgtcaatgtgatatttctgttttaatttttttataaattagcaaaaatgtataacctgtttttgccttgtcattacggggtattgtgtgtagatcttagaatacggctgtaatgtaacaaaaaagtcaaggggtctgaatactttccgaatgcactgtatgtctatCGATGCCTTCATATCTCAACGGTTATGCATACATTGTCCTTTGATATCACGACGTGTTCAACGTTGTGACAGCATGGACACTTATCCTCTATTGAGGGGAGACCTTTCAGCAACAATGTCTACTTTCCAGGTAAGGTTCCTGGAGATGACTGCCCGTTGGTCTGGGGCCAGTGCTCCCACTGCTTCCACATGCACTGCATCCTCAAATGGCTCAACTCCCAGCAGGTTCAGCAGCAGTGCCCCATGTGTCGGCAGGAGTGGAAGTTCAAAGAATGAGCTCATCCGGAGAACGTCCACTTGAATGCCCTTTCAAAGACTGAGACTGATGCGTCACAATCAGAGGATTGTAGTGTTTCGGAATACATATGCTTCTGTTTTTTGTTGTACATTTCCAGCTACTTTGTTTTTCTCTGAGGCTGTCAAAGTTTGTATTCTGTGGAGGGGTGTGTGAATAACAATGAGTGTGAATAAATGTGAATAGGATTTAATCTTGAGCTGCTACTGATTTACATTTAAATATTGTGGTTTTCTCAAACTCTGTATTTACATTGAATGagtaactctcctctttaacaagCTGACCAATGATTCATCAATGCAAATTCATTGAATTGGTATCGATAGCCCCTGAGATTTACAGTGTACAAAACTTTAGGAacacctctttccatgacagactgaccaggtgaatgctatgatccctcactgatgtcacttgttaaatccacttcagtgtagatgaaggggaggagaccggttaaagaagccttgagacaattgagacatggattgtgtctgcgtgccattgagggtgaatgggcaagagggtgccaggcgcaccggtttgagcgtgtcaagaactgcagcgcaactgagtttttcacgctcagtagtttcccgtgtgtatcaagaatggtccaccagccaaaggacatccagccaatttgacataactgggaagcattggagtcaatgtaggccagcatccctgtggaacgctttcgacaccttgtagagtccatgcctgacAAATTTAAGCATttgagggcaaaagagggtgcaacgcaatattagtaaggtgttcctaatgttttgtacactcagtgtacatgtcCTATTGTTTTGACAGTCAGGACCACGCAGAACAAACCAAAAGTGGAGCCCCACCCGAAGTACATAGAAACTAATCTCAAACCACTCAACAGTATCAGCTACATACAGCCCACTAATATGTTAGACGTGGTGTACGGGAAACTTCCACTCCTAATACTGATGGGTATTTTCTTGTGGCTAAAGCACAATCCTGACTTGGCTTTAGATTTCCTCAGTCGCCCTTTCCCAAACTCTACTTGTCTCTCTTAATCCATCAAACCAGCACCTCAGCCATTACTCATTGTGCAGAGGCATGGATAATCACCTTCCTGCAGAGAGCTGGTCCAATTAACAAGCGTTAAGTTGATCCCCGGCCAGAGCCATCTTACTTGGAAAGCCTACCAGGAACTGTACCTTGCTTCAATGTTGGAAATGCTTCTCAGTCCACCAAGGTTGATTGGTTACTGTAGTTTGAAATTAAAGTCAGAAGAATACATTTTCTTTCCCTTCAAACAGTTTTGTCAAGTTGATGAAGACCAAATAGATCACCACTAAGTTGTTTTTGTATGAAACGATTTTAatgaaaaaatgtataaaaatgcaATTATTTACAAAGCCGTGTAACCACAATTGATTGCACACGGTTTCAGTTACAAATGATTGTAAAAGGAATTGTGAACACAATTAGCCATTCCAGTGGTGTTTGCAAAAGTATAGAGGTAAAGCGTTAGACTAACAACATTCATGTGGTACATTTTAGAGTACATACAGTATGCAGGGTACATATTCATGTGCTACATATGCAGGGTCTTTGTTTCAAATTGAAAAGTTGTATGATACAAATCTTGAACTATAAATGCTGTCAGTGAGTAGAGTTGACCTATCACATTGGTTTACTGCGCTGGGCAGTAAGCCCCAAATTCAGTGGCCCTACGAGTCAGAGGACAATGACAGATCCATGTTTCACAACTTCCAAAAAAGCTTTAACACATCAACTATAAAGTAATTAGAAAAACTCATTACCATACTGTTATCTAATTCATTTCAGTGCTGCGTTCACCctctataaaaaaaaaagtacaaaagCTCAAATTTACTTCTGCACCTGCAAACAGCATTACAAAGCGATGCCTGCTGAGATTGCCTGGGAGGAGCCCCTTTCCAGCAACAGTTCAGTTCACTCTCAAAGGCAACCATCTACTGTTGGCTCGCTGCCTTCCTCCTACCAGACCAGATATgtctccaggacatctacaagaGAGGAAGGGCACAGAATGACAATGTTCTACCGATCTGCCCATTTCATTCCATTGTGGAGGGTCAACCGGGAGGCCTGGGCGAGGAAGGAGACTGAAGTTTCAGTGACGTTTTAAGGTTAGATGACGAGAGCTCAGTCGTCTTCCACACCAAGCAGCCCCTGCAGCTCACGAACCCCGGTGCACTCTGGGTCGATGAGATCGGCAGGTGTCTCCCCACACTCGTTCTCCGCCTGAGGGTCGGCGCCAATAGAAAGCAGGTACCTAGTGGGAGAAGCAGGGGGGGGAAAGCATTAGAGGAATGTGGCGGATCCTCAGCGTAGCTTGCTGCTATTGGCGTATGAGTGATACTCAAAATTCAGCCAAAGCGTGTTTTGGTTCGTCTTCCTTGCAAGCATTTGAAACTGTAAACCGGCAGTGTGAGCTGCGTCCTAGTAACATAAAAAATCTGAATCTTCCCCTATCCTGAATTGCATTGAATTCCTGAACTGCAGGGATGATGCATTGACATGGTATGGCCAGCAGCATAAATACGAGTTAGTCAGAGCATTCAAGGCTTCAAGTTGCTGTTAATAGTACATCAGCTCAAGTCCCACTTGTGCGAGACCATTGACCTATCTTAATGTGTGTGGATAAAAAACTAAAGCTAGTGACTAGATGTGGGTATGCTAGGTGCGTTGACTCACTTGGCAATGTCAGGGAATCCGTCACTGCAGGCCATGTGGAGAGGTGTCCAGCCCTCCTCGTCTCTCTGGTGGACGTCTGCTCCGTGCTTCACCAGCAGCTTCACACACTCCAGGTTCCCAGAGAGGACAGCCTCATGGATCGCTGCCATACCTGCAGCACAGTCAATGGGAATGGATGGCAAATAGCATCAGTACAGGTTCATTTTAGGGACATTGAAGGGAACACTCAATGATCAGTTTATACTGAGGCATTATTCCATTACTGCATGTTCCACAGAGACAAGTCATTGCATCAATACTAGAGGGATTATAAATGATCAAGTCTTTGGAACTGTTACGCCCAGTTGAAATCTAACCAGAGTCTGAAGATACTTCTGATGCTTCAAGCTCTTGAATGGATTAAAATGGTTTCCATGTTGTCCTGATTTCATGGTGACTCACCGGAGTGGTAGATGGTTTCCAAGCTGACCCTCCTCTTTCTGATGAAGAGTCCGATCCTGTCCAGCTCGCCCTGCCGGACGTAGTCCTGGAACACAATGTCGTTGGGGAAGTGGACGCTGCGAACTGGTTTGATCTGTGGAGGAGAGTGGGTGCAAGAAGTGCTGCTGGATTCCTTAGGGCCATAAGCCTTGATGCCCATGGACTGGCAGACTGGGTCCTGGTAGTACTTCATCCGTATGAAAGTGTTCAGGCTTGCTCAAAGAAAAAGAAAAATCTGTTGAAAATCTTCAAGCCTTTTTCAATGGTAAAATTATAAAGCAGAAGGCAGTAAGATTATTGAATTAAGATATGTCCTTCAAAAAAAAGGCCTTTCCTCTTCTGTCAACGTCTCTCGTGGTGCAGTGTCCTGtatgtttcagacagcggggcaAGTCCTGTTCTGAAATCCAGGGCCTGcgtatagacctctatatactcTCTGCAGGGCTATTTTAGGTTCCGTCACCTGACAGGTCAAGTTCTAGAATTGGATGAGTGACCCTAAGAGGCGGGACCCTCCTACCATAAGCACTGGACGCAGCTCATAGTGCCAGCCATGACAGTAGCAGTAACCACAGCTTCTGTTTTCACCCACAGCCTATTAGACCCACTCCCCCCCACTTTTGAACTTGACCCCTCCAGCTCCCAGATGCTCACCATTCAAGATGCATGACAGCCACTGGTCACGCACCACCGAAGGGGGAGAACCTTCTCGTAAACAGGACATAGAAGCCAATGCTAGGCATCtggccaagtgtgtgtgtgtgtgtgggggggggggggggggggggtcatgtgtAATGACTGGGCTGTTGAAAATAGCAATGTTGATAAAGCGTTTCAATTAGACTTCGGCCAATGAATCTGTCAGTCATATACTATGCATACCTTTAACATTACATAAGTGTAAGTCAGTCAATTTGGCTTTAGTTTGGTTGTCGTGGGAAATCTAATGCAAGAGACTAATCCAGTAAGCATGACTTAAAAATTGGCACTTTTTCTTCATTGAATCATAGTTCCAGACAGGAGTACTTACTGTCCATGTGTTATAACCATTAGAAGCATTGGGCCCTAGTTACAGCCTATTTCAAATACATTTATTGGTTACAtacgttattgcgggtgtagcgaaatacttgcgGGAGCTAGAAGCACGGCTGCCCTATCTGTCAGCGCCATCTTAATAGCATAAGTACTATTTACTGGCATACATATGTTATCATGGTAGGCAATCCAGTTGAGATAGTCTCCCTTTAAAACTCCACAGTATTGATATTTTGAAGCAATGTGCTAAAAAAGTACAAGAATAAAAGCCAA
Coding sequences:
- the LOC129837792 gene encoding protein phosphatase 1 regulatory subunit 27-like yields the protein MKYYQDPVCQSMGIKAYGPKESSSTSCTHSPPQIKPVRSVHFPNDIVFQDYVRQGELDRIGLFIRKRRVSLETIYHSGMAAIHEAVLSGNLECVKLLVKHGADVHQRDEEGWTPLHMACSDGFPDIAKYLLSIGADPQAENECGETPADLIDPECTGVRELQGLLGVEDD
- the LOC129837801 gene encoding anaphase-promoting complex subunit 11, with protein sequence MKVKIKQWNGVASWLWMANDENCGICRMSFNGCCPDCKVPGDDCPLVWGQCSHCFHMHCILKWLNSQQVQQQCPMCRQEWKFKE